ACCGAAGTCGTCGGGCACGGCAGAGGCTTCCTCGGCCGGAGCAACATCTGCAGCAGCAGCGTCCCCAGCGGCAGCAGCCGCACCGGCCACCGCGCCCAGGGGCACGGATGCCACGGCATCCTTGAGCGCCTTGGTGACGATGTCCTTGATGGTGGCGTTGATGTCGTCTTCGGCCACAGGGACCATGCCCTTGAAGCCGGCCACCTGGGCCTTGAGGTCGGCCACGTCCTTGGTCAGACCGTCCACCTTGCCCTTGAGCTGGGTGGCTTCCTTCTCGAACTTCTCGGCCTTGGCCTTGTAAGGCGCCATTTCCGCCACCTTGGCTTCCATGGCGGCCACCTTGGCCTGGGCGTCGGTCACTGCAGCGTTGCTGGCGGCCACCTTGTCCAGCACCATGACGATGCCGGCCATTTCATCGGCGGGAATGGCTTCCAGGGAGGCGTTTTCGCCGCCCAGGCGCGCGCATTCCTTCTTCAACCAGTCGTCATAGATGGCGGCAGGATTCACCACCGTGTTCATCAGGGCCGGCAGCTGGCTGCCCAGCCAGGCTTTCACCAGCGGACGGACGAGGGTGGCTTCGTATTCGCACAGGCTGCGTCCGGTGAGGAACTCCATGAGCTCCCTCTGTCCCGCGCTGCCTTTGCCCGTCCAGAGGGCCAGGATGGTTTCCATCTTCACCATCATGCGATTCTCAGACATTGTGGGCCTCCAATTGGAACATGCTTGATGATTGCGCGGTTAGACAGCCTTGCGGCCCAGGTAACGAGCGTATGCCAGCGCCGCCGTCCGGTACACCATGTGGCCCAGCTTGGACCAGGGCAGATAGGCGATGAGCATGAACACCGACACCAAGTGCAGGTAGTACACGGGGTACGCCAGGTACTTGATGTTGGCCAGGCGCAGCAACTGGCTGCCCATGCCCGTCAGGAACACCACCCAGATGACGCCCAGCAGGTACCAGTCATAGAAGGTGGATGCATGCTTGGCCTTGTCCTTGAGGACGCGGCTCACGGTGAGGCCCACAAGGCCCACGACGAGCAGCAGCGCGCCGATGTTGGCCAGCAGTTTCACCGGGTTGAACTGAGACATGGGCGTGTGGATGCCGTGGATGTGAATCCCCAGCGGCTCCAGGAACACCGGGCCCCAGTGGCCTGCCGCCACCACGCCGGTGACGGTGGCCAGGGCGATGAAGCCGAAGATCGTGCACAAGTGGCCAATGCGGCGCAGGGTGAAGCCGCCGCAGTCGCTAAACTTCTTGTGCGGCAGAATCTCGTCCAGGAACAGTTCCACCAGCACGCGGATGGGGTTGGGCTTTTTACCGCCCAGGTACACCACCCCGCCTTCCGGGGCAAAGCTCTTGAGGAGCTTTTTCACCCCGCTGTAGAACTTGAAGACCATGAAGAAGAACACCACCATGAAGATGGGGTCGATGGTGTAGTCGCCCGGGAAGAGCGACCCGAACACCACGTCACCGCCTTCCAGGGGGAAGGCGGTGCCTTTGATGGTGGCAACGATAATCCAGATGGCCAGGAACAGCACGGCCGGGATGCCAACAAGCACCGGCAGCCCCTTGGCCGAGCTCATGAGCTTGCCCATGAAGGACGGGCCCACGAGGTTGCGGTACGTCATGTTACGGATGGCGGCCAGGATGTCGCCGGGATTGGCGCCACGGGGGCAGAGGTCCGAGCAGGTGCCGCAGTTGTGGCACAGCCAGACGTCGATATCCGTGAGCAGCCGATCCTTCAGGCCCCACTGCGCCCAGATCATTTCCTTGCGGGGATACGGATTCCCGCTGGGCGAAATGGGGCAGGCCACACTGCACGTGGCGCACTGATAGCACTTCTTGACCGACTCCCCGCCGACGGCCTGCAGTTCTTTGATGAACTCCAGGTCGGGGGTGATGCGAGGCATGGTGGTCATCTCCCCCTCCTCTTAGTAGCCCTTGAAGGGGTTGGGGCCAAGCTTCATGACCAGCTTGAGGAAGTCTTCGATGAGGCCGGGCACCTTGTCGTATTCGTCGATGGCGATTTCGTACTGCTCCACGCGCTCGGGTTCGATGCCGAGCTGCTTCAGCGTCTCGGCGATGTTTTCCTTGCGGCGGTTGCAGATTTCAGAGCCCTTGACGAAGTGGCACTGATAGTCGTCGCCGTATTTGCAGCCCAGGAGCACCACACCATCGGTGCCGCGGCTCATGGCGTCCTTGATCCAGATGGCGTTCACGGAACCCAGGCACCGCACGGGCATAATGCGCACGTAAGGGCTCCAGTGCAGGCCACGACGGGCCGCCATATCCAGGGCGGGGTAGGCGTCGTTTTCGCAGGCCATGATGAGCACGCGAGGACCGCCATTGTTGATGTCGTCCGGGATGGTGTACTGCTTGACCATGTCGGACATCATGCCGATGCCGTAGGTATCGAAGCTGATGACGCGTTCCGGACAGGCGCCCATGCAGGTGCCACAACGGCGGCAGCGGCTGAAGTTGGGCTTGGGCGTGCCTTTTTCGTCGTCATCCAAGGCGCCGAAGGGGCATTCCTCGGTGCAGCGTTTGCACTGGGTGCAGCGCACGAAGTTGAACACCGGGTAGCTCTGGTCGCCAGCCCGGGGATGCACGGCCACGCCGCGGTTGGCGCTTTCGATGGACTGGATGGCCTTGAGGGTGGCGCCGGCGGCGTCTTCCTCGGCGGCGTCCAGCATCATGGGCTGACGCACCGCGCCCGCAGCGTACACGCCGGTGCGGCGGGTTTCGTACGGGAAGCAGATGTAGTTGGAATCGCAGAAGCCTTCGAAGAGGGCCAGATCCGGGAAGGTGGGACCCTGGCGATAATCGAAGTGCAGCACCGGCTCCTTGGCCGTGGTGGGCACCATGCCCGTGGGCACGACCACCAGATCCACCAGCACTTCCAGGTCATGACCCAGCAGGGTGTTGGTGGCCTTGACCACCACGCCGCCGTCTTCTTCCACCACGTCGGCGATTTCGGCCTTGGTCATCATCACGCCGGGATTGTCCTGGGCGGCCTTGTAGAACCGCTCGTGCACGCCCTGGACGATCATGGAGTCATAGAAGACGTAGGCGATGCCGTCCGAGGGGTTGGCGTCGGTCACGTAGCCAGCCTGCTTGAGGGCCACGAGGCTGTTCACGGCAGTGGCCATGGGCAGGTGCTGATAGCCTTCCCACTGCTGTTGCTTGATTTCGGAGACTTCCACTTCGCCCTTGGGGTCGCCACCGGCGGCCGCCTCGGCAGAGAGGTTGCACTCGGCAAGGGTTTTGTAGATGGGGCCGGCAGGCTCGCACTTTTTGGGATTGAGGATGAAGGCCACCTTCTTGGCTGGCGCGCCGTTGCTGGGGCGCTTGAGTGCCCCGGCCTTGGCCATCTTTTCGAACTCGCCGGTGGTCACCACGTCCTTGATCTTGCCGTAGCCCAGGCATTCCACATACTTGGTGTCCTGCGCCACCCAGCCGGTGGCCAGCACCACGGAGCCCACGTTCACCGTGGTTTCCCCGGCCGGGCCCTTGATGGTGGCCACAAAGGCGCCGGGCATGCCGGAGAGCTTGGTCAGCTCGCTCTTGAGCTTGACGGCAATCTTGGCATTGGCTTCCACAGCGGCAACTTTTTCTTCAATGCCGGTGGCATGCGCCGTGGTATGCGGGTACTTGAGGGGGACGGTCTTGAGCATGTTCAAGGCCGCGCCGCCCAGCTTGTCCGCGCGTTCCAGGAGCACCACGTCGTAGCCTGCGGCCGCGCTGTTCAGGGCTGCATGCAGGCCGGTCCAGCCGCCGCCCAGGACCAGGATGGTCTTGGTGGTTTCGAACAGTTCGGGCTGGGGCACCTTCATCTGCTTCAGCTTGACCATGGACATGCTGATGTAGTCCCTGGCCATCTGCATCATCAGCTCGGGGCCTTCCTCGCCAGCAGGGGCATAGGAGCCGTCAGGATTCATGTACGGCAGGATGCAGAGTTCGCGCAGGTTGCAGCGTTCCACCAGCACGTTGGGGCCGAAGCGATAGAATTCCGAGTCGTAGCGGGGGGACGCGCCGCAGACGAGCACGGCGTCCGTCTCGCCATCGTCCAGATCTTTTTGAATGAGGGCGCGACCGGAGTCGCTGGCCAGGATGGCGTGGCTTTCCACCTTGGCCACCACACTGCCCCACTTCTTTTCCACAAACTCGGTCAACGCTTCCACGTCCAGCGCTGCGCCAAGGCAGGATTTGTCAAAGTAGACGCCAATCTTCTCGGGCATGATGCTGCTACCTCCCCTTCACCGAATTGATGGCTTTCATGGCCGCGCCCGTGGCAGACTGGGCGGATTTCATCACATCGAGGGGCTTCTTGGCGCACCCGGCCACAAAGATGCCGCGTTCCTCGCCGCCGATGACAAAGCCGTCCTCGTCCATGGGCACGTCGAAAGGCAGTTTTGCCTCGGCCAGGCTCGGCTGCATGCCCGTGGCCAGCACCACCATGTTGTACGCCAGCTTTTTCTTGATGCCGCTGACGGCGTCTTCCACTTCCACGATCACATCGCCGCCCGGCCCGGCAGCCACACCGGCCACCTTGCCCTTGACGAGATTGATCTTCTCGTCCGCGCGCACGCGGCGCAGGAATTTGTCGTAGCGTTCGGGGGTGCGCATGTCGATGTAGTACACCGTGCATTCGCAGTCAGGGTACTGTTCGCGCAGGTACAGGGCCTGCTTGAGGGAGGCCATGCAGCAGATGTAGGAACAGAAATTCAAGTGGTTCTGATCCCGGGAGCCGGCGCACTGCACAAAGCAGATCTTTTTGGGAGCCTTGCCGTCAGAAGGACGGGTGATGGCGCCGCCCGTGGGGCCGTTGGGGGAGGCCAGCCGCTCAAGCTGCATGTTGGAAACGCAGTTGGGCACGGAGCCGGCACCCAGATTGCTCAGCCGGGTCACGTCGTACGGCTTCCAGCCCGTGGCGATGATGATGGCGCCGACTTCGAGTTCGATGTCTTTGGGGGAGTCGTTCAGATTGATGAACGGGCTCTTGGCGAGCTTCTTGGCGTCATCATCAGAAAGCCCTGTGGAATCGAGCACGTACCGGCTGGGGTAGGCGAAGGGGACATCCATGAACAGGGGCTTGCGGGGAGCCAGGCCCAGGTTGAAGCTGTCCTGCTGCTGGCCGGAGAGGCTCTCTGCCAGATTGGCCAGATCGGCGTTGGCCGCGGCGGTGTGGCGCGGGGTGAGCTTGACCGTGACGGTGTACTTGCCAGGGCCGCCGGCAACCTTGGAGACTTCGGCCTGCGTGAAGAACTTGACCCGGGGATTGTTCTTGATGCGCTGGTACTGGATTTCCAAGCCGCAGGAAGGGGGGCACAGCTTGGGGAAATATTTGTTGAGTTGCATGACGCGCCCGCCGAGATACGGGCCTTTTTCGACGATATAGACGTCGTAGCCGACTTCGGCGGCTTCAAGGGCGGCGGTGATGCCGCTAAAGCCGCCCCCCACTACGAGTATCGCTTGTGACATCGCACTCCTCCGGGCTGTGTTATGGCCAGACGGCAGAAAACGGCCTAGGCCCAGGCTCCGCCCGTGTTGCCGGAACCCAGGCGTAGACCATTTTTTTTGCAAGGCGGCTGCGGGTTGCCCCGCAGCCGCCGAAGGCTCAGATCATCGACGATTTAGGCGTCGGTGGGAATGATCTGGTAGTAGGGCTTCTTGAAGATCTTGGTTTCTTTCTTGGCCGGATCGTACTTCGAGTTCACGAAGCACTTCCACTTGGAGTCGTCCAGGCCCAGGAAGTCCGCACGATAGTAGAAGCCGGGGTAGCGGGATTCTTCACGGAAGGCGATGTGCTGCATGTGCAGGCGCACGGTCCACAGGCGGTGGTAGTTTTCCCAGCAGCGCAGCAGTTCGTGCAGGTCGCGGGCAGCCAGCTTGAGGCTGTCTTCTTCCAGCATTTCCATCAGCCAGAAGCCCGTGTCCAGAAGGGCCTTGGAGGTGTTGTAGTACGTGCCCACACCACCGCCGTATTCGTCCGTGCACTTGATCAGCCGCATCATGAAGTTCTTGGGGCTGATGTACTCGGGGTTCACCACGGGGCAGGTGGAAGCGCCCTTGCCCTTTTCGTAGTTGTAGTAAGGACGGTAGATCAGGGTCTTCAGTTCTTCGGCAGTTTCGACGAATTCGGGCTTGAAGTCCTTATGGTCGAGGTACCAACGAACCATCTGCTTGCCGACGATGCGGCCTTCAGCATGGGAGCCGGAGGAGAACTTGTGGCCGGAAGCGCCAACGCCGTCAGCGCAGGTCCACAGGCCTTCCACGGTGGTCATACGGTTGTAGACCTTGCCGTTGGCAGCGCGCACCTTGTAGTCTTCGGGAACCCAGGCTTCGTCGGGACCGGAAGCCCAGATGCCGCAGCAGCCGGAGTGGGAGCCGAGCAGGTAAGGCTCGGTGGGCATGATTTCGGAACCGCGTTCTTCAGGAGCGCAGTTGGTGGCAGCCCACAGGTTGGCCTGGCCCACGCACATGTCGAGGAAGTCTTCCCAGGCTTCAGCTTCGAGGTGCTTCTGCTGGGCAGGAGACATGGTGGCGAAGGAGGTCTGCAGGGCGGTCTTGGTGTCCATGTAAATGGGACCGCGGCCTTCGCGCATTTCACGCAGCATCATGTGGTTGCGCAGGCAGGTGGGGATGACGTGGCCCTTGGCGTAGCCGCGCTCTTCGTAAGGCTTGAGCATGGCACGGTTGGTGGCGCAGTAGTCTTCACCCTTGCAGTTGGTCGCCTTGGCCTTGAAGAGCAGGAACCAGGCGCCGACCGGACCGTAACCGTCCTTGAAGCGGGCGGGCACGAAGCGGTTTTCCATCATGGTCATTTCAGCGCCGACCTGAGCGCACATGGTGTAGGTGGAGCCGGCGTTCCACACGGGGTACCAGGCGCGACCCATGCCTTCACCAACGGAGCGGGGACGGTACACGTTCACCGCGCCGCCGCAGGCGACGACCATGGCGTTGGCTTTGAAGATGTGCACTTCGTTGGCACGCAGGTTGAAGCCCACGGCGCCAGCGATGCGGTTGGGGGTGTTCTTGTCGAGGAGCAGCTTCACGATGAAGATACGCTCGATGATGCGGTCCTGACCCAGGGCGTTCTTGGCAGCTTCAGCGACGATGACCTTGTAGGATTCGCCGTTGATCATGATCTGCCAGCGGCCGGAACGCACGGGCTTGTCGCCGTTGCGCAGGCTCTTGCCGGCAGCCTTGGCCTGAGCGCCGTCCAGGTTGTGGCCGTGCTCGTCCTTGATCCACACGGGCAGACCCCATTCTTCGAACAGATGCACGGAGTCGTCAACGTGGCGGCCCAGGTCATAGATGAGGTCTTCGCGGACGAGGCCCATCAGGTCGGTGCGGACCATGCGGACGTAGTCGTCGGCGTTGTTGTCGCCAAGGTAGGTGTTGATGGCGGAGAGGCCCTGGGCCACGGCGCCGGAACGCTCGAGGGAGGCTTTGTCCACCAGCAGGATCTTGGCTTCAGGGGCGTACTTGTCAGCCCAGCGCACAGCTTCGAAAGCAGCGCCGCAGTTGCCCATGCCGCCGCCGACCATCAGCAGGTCAACGCTGTGCTCGACGATGATCGGTTCGGCAATAGCCACACCGCGGGGGGTCTCTTTAGACGGAATCTTAGGCATTTCGTGACTCCTGAATGCGTTCTTTATGCATCAAGTTGTGTTGATGACGTGCGTGTTATGCAGTCATGCCCAACCGCGACTAGCGGTTGCCGCCTTCGCAGGGCAGGTCGAACCAGCACTGGGAGGTTTCGGCGTCGGCGATCTGCGCCTTCTGGCCGAGAGCCACCTGGGGAACGGTCAGGGCAGTCTCGGTGAAGAGCAGTTCGTTTTCCAGGTCGCCAGCTTCAGGCTTGCCTTCGAAGGGCTTGATGGAGCCTTCAGGCGTGGTGCGGATGGGGAACTTGAAGCGCTTCACGGAACCATTGCGGAACTTGATGGTCCACATGATGTCTTCGGACCCACGCAGGGGGATACAGGTGCCGCCCATGGGAGCAAAGTCAGCGTAGGGGCGGGCAGTGATGGCGCCCTGGGGGCAGATCTTGATGCAGGAGTAGCACTCCCAGCAAGCTTCGGGCTCCTGGTTGAACGCCTTCATCTCTTCGGGGTCCAGAATCATCAGGTCGTTGGGGCAGATGTACATGCATGCGGTCTTTTCGCCGCCCTTGCAGCCATCGCACTTGGACGGATCCACGAACGTAGGCATATCAAGTCCTCCACAAGTATGGATTGATTGGGAAAATCCTCAAATTCCTCGTCCTGCGCTGCCATGGCGCCAGCACCCGGCCAGCCCAAAAGCCGACCAGCTGCCGACGCGAAAAAAAGCAGGCGGCCTCAACGGAAGCCCCCCGCCTCTTTACAACCAAACACCCCAGCCCCGCGCCACAAGCCTGCAATGCCAGCTCCCCGGCACGCCAGCCCCGCGCAAGCAACCCACCACATGCCAACCCCGCTTGGTGTTTGCGGCACATGCGTGGTATTCTTATTGACTGGGATCATTTTTTGTGAGCCATTCTAGGTGGTTAGAATTCAAGTTCCCGTGACTTGTGAGATTAGTAACAAGGTGCGCGCAGACTGTCAAGACGAATCCGCAATCCTGTCCGCCCTGTCATCTTCCGCATCACCTCTCCAGGAACTCGCCGTCGCCTCTTGCCATGCAGCATTATTAGGGGTAGGGTCCCTTCGACCTCAGGCCCCGCCCCCATGGCCAGCAATGCGATGCACAGGACACTAGCCCCATGCGGCACGCTTGGCAAGGGATTGCGAGACGCTTCACAAAGCATCGGGCCAGACGACGCATTTTTTGTGTTGATTGAGGAATCATGCCCCCTGCTCACCTGTTTTGACAAATTTGCAAACCGCAAAATCTGACCCCCCAGGCATGCCCGCAAAAAACGCCTTGACACCTTGTGGATTTTTTCACTAATGCTGCTTGCAAGATTTCGCTGCAAAACATCCGTGAGCTGCCTGCAGGCGCGCAGGGTCGGGCCTGACGCCATGGCGGCCTCCACGGGAGAACGGCTGCTAACCCACATCCGTAAAAGACAATAGGAGAGACGGCACATGTCCAAACTGGTTCCCCCTCACGGCGGTAAGGGCCTTGTTTGCTGCCTTCTGGAAGGCGCCGAGCTGGAGTCTGAAGTTAAAAAGGCTGCCGGCCTGAAGCAGATCGCCATTTCTGACCGCACCAAGGGCGATTGCATCATGCTCGGCATCGGCGGCTTCAGCCCCCTGAACGGCTTCATGCCCAAGGCCGACTGGAAGAGCGTCTGCGAAAAGATGATGCTCGCCGACGGCACCTTCTGGCCCGTCCCCGTGGTGTGCGACACCGACGACGAAGACTGCAAGGTCGGTGACGAAGTCGCCCTCGTGGGTCAGGACGGCGTGATCTACGCCACCCTGAAGATCGAAGAAAAGTACGCCCTTTCTGACGAAGAAAAGAAGTGGGAATGCGAATCCGTCTTCAAGGGCAATGGCGCCGACTCTCAGAAGTTCTGGGAAGTGGCTCTGGAAGACCACCCCGGCGTGCAGATGGTCATGAAGCAGGGCAAGTACAACCTGGCTGGCGCGGTGAAGGTCCTTTCCGAAGGCGACTACCGCGACAAGTTCCCCGGCGTGTACAAGACCCCCGCTGAAATCCGCGCCGAAATGGAAGCCCGCAACTGGTCCAAGGTGGCCGCCCTCCAGCTGCGCAACCCCATGCACCGCTCCCACGAATACCTGGCCAAGATTGCCGCCGAAGTGTGCGATGGCGTGGTCATCCACTCCCTCATCGGCAACCTGAAGCCCGGCGACATCCCTGCTGACGTGCGCATCGAGTGCATCCAGGCCCTCATCGACGGCTACTTCGTGAAGGAGCACGTCATCAACGCGGGCTACCCGCTGGACATGCGCTACGCTGGTCCCCGCGAAGCCCTGCTGCACGCCACTTTCCGTCAGAACTACGGCATCAGCTTCATGCTGATCGGCCGTGACCATGCCGGCGTGGGCGACTTCTACACCCTCATGGAAGCGCAGGAAATCTTCGACAAGATCCCCTACGCCACCGAAGCCTGCCCCACCCCCGGCCTGGCCCTGATCACCCAGCCG
This sequence is a window from Megalodesulfovibrio gigas DSM 1382 = ATCC 19364. Protein-coding genes within it:
- the qmoC gene encoding quinone-interacting membrane-bound oxidoreductase complex subunit QmoC — its product is MTTMPRITPDLEFIKELQAVGGESVKKCYQCATCSVACPISPSGNPYPRKEMIWAQWGLKDRLLTDIDVWLCHNCGTCSDLCPRGANPGDILAAIRNMTYRNLVGPSFMGKLMSSAKGLPVLVGIPAVLFLAIWIIVATIKGTAFPLEGGDVVFGSLFPGDYTIDPIFMVVFFFMVFKFYSGVKKLLKSFAPEGGVVYLGGKKPNPIRVLVELFLDEILPHKKFSDCGGFTLRRIGHLCTIFGFIALATVTGVVAAGHWGPVFLEPLGIHIHGIHTPMSQFNPVKLLANIGALLLVVGLVGLTVSRVLKDKAKHASTFYDWYLLGVIWVVFLTGMGSQLLRLANIKYLAYPVYYLHLVSVFMLIAYLPWSKLGHMVYRTAALAYARYLGRKAV
- a CDS encoding hydrogenase iron-sulfur subunit; the protein is MPEKIGVYFDKSCLGAALDVEALTEFVEKKWGSVVAKVESHAILASDSGRALIQKDLDDGETDAVLVCGASPRYDSEFYRFGPNVLVERCNLRELCILPYMNPDGSYAPAGEEGPELMMQMARDYISMSMVKLKQMKVPQPELFETTKTILVLGGGWTGLHAALNSAAAGYDVVLLERADKLGGAALNMLKTVPLKYPHTTAHATGIEEKVAAVEANAKIAVKLKSELTKLSGMPGAFVATIKGPAGETTVNVGSVVLATGWVAQDTKYVECLGYGKIKDVVTTGEFEKMAKAGALKRPSNGAPAKKVAFILNPKKCEPAGPIYKTLAECNLSAEAAAGGDPKGEVEVSEIKQQQWEGYQHLPMATAVNSLVALKQAGYVTDANPSDGIAYVFYDSMIVQGVHERFYKAAQDNPGVMMTKAEIADVVEEDGGVVVKATNTLLGHDLEVLVDLVVVPTGMVPTTAKEPVLHFDYRQGPTFPDLALFEGFCDSNYICFPYETRRTGVYAAGAVRQPMMLDAAEEDAAGATLKAIQSIESANRGVAVHPRAGDQSYPVFNFVRCTQCKRCTEECPFGALDDDEKGTPKPNFSRCRRCGTCMGACPERVISFDTYGIGMMSDMVKQYTIPDDINNGGPRVLIMACENDAYPALDMAARRGLHWSPYVRIMPVRCLGSVNAIWIKDAMSRGTDGVVLLGCKYGDDYQCHFVKGSEICNRRKENIAETLKQLGIEPERVEQYEIAIDEYDKVPGLIEDFLKLVMKLGPNPFKGY
- a CDS encoding CoB--CoM heterodisulfide reductase iron-sulfur subunit A family protein → MSQAILVVGGGFSGITAALEAAEVGYDVYIVEKGPYLGGRVMQLNKYFPKLCPPSCGLEIQYQRIKNNPRVKFFTQAEVSKVAGGPGKYTVTVKLTPRHTAAANADLANLAESLSGQQQDSFNLGLAPRKPLFMDVPFAYPSRYVLDSTGLSDDDAKKLAKSPFINLNDSPKDIELEVGAIIIATGWKPYDVTRLSNLGAGSVPNCVSNMQLERLASPNGPTGGAITRPSDGKAPKKICFVQCAGSRDQNHLNFCSYICCMASLKQALYLREQYPDCECTVYYIDMRTPERYDKFLRRVRADEKINLVKGKVAGVAAGPGGDVIVEVEDAVSGIKKKLAYNMVVLATGMQPSLAEAKLPFDVPMDEDGFVIGGEERGIFVAGCAKKPLDVMKSAQSATGAAMKAINSVKGR
- the aprA gene encoding adenylyl-sulfate reductase subunit alpha — its product is MPKIPSKETPRGVAIAEPIIVEHSVDLLMVGGGMGNCGAAFEAVRWADKYAPEAKILLVDKASLERSGAVAQGLSAINTYLGDNNADDYVRMVRTDLMGLVREDLIYDLGRHVDDSVHLFEEWGLPVWIKDEHGHNLDGAQAKAAGKSLRNGDKPVRSGRWQIMINGESYKVIVAEAAKNALGQDRIIERIFIVKLLLDKNTPNRIAGAVGFNLRANEVHIFKANAMVVACGGAVNVYRPRSVGEGMGRAWYPVWNAGSTYTMCAQVGAEMTMMENRFVPARFKDGYGPVGAWFLLFKAKATNCKGEDYCATNRAMLKPYEERGYAKGHVIPTCLRNHMMLREMREGRGPIYMDTKTALQTSFATMSPAQQKHLEAEAWEDFLDMCVGQANLWAATNCAPEERGSEIMPTEPYLLGSHSGCCGIWASGPDEAWVPEDYKVRAANGKVYNRMTTVEGLWTCADGVGASGHKFSSGSHAEGRIVGKQMVRWYLDHKDFKPEFVETAEELKTLIYRPYYNYEKGKGASTCPVVNPEYISPKNFMMRLIKCTDEYGGGVGTYYNTSKALLDTGFWLMEMLEEDSLKLAARDLHELLRCWENYHRLWTVRLHMQHIAFREESRYPGFYYRADFLGLDDSKWKCFVNSKYDPAKKETKIFKKPYYQIIPTDA
- the aprB gene encoding adenylyl-sulfate reductase subunit beta, whose amino-acid sequence is MPTFVDPSKCDGCKGGEKTACMYICPNDLMILDPEEMKAFNQEPEACWECYSCIKICPQGAITARPYADFAPMGGTCIPLRGSEDIMWTIKFRNGSVKRFKFPIRTTPEGSIKPFEGKPEAGDLENELLFTETALTVPQVALGQKAQIADAETSQCWFDLPCEGGNR
- the sat gene encoding sulfate adenylyltransferase, which gives rise to MSKLVPPHGGKGLVCCLLEGAELESEVKKAAGLKQIAISDRTKGDCIMLGIGGFSPLNGFMPKADWKSVCEKMMLADGTFWPVPVVCDTDDEDCKVGDEVALVGQDGVIYATLKIEEKYALSDEEKKWECESVFKGNGADSQKFWEVALEDHPGVQMVMKQGKYNLAGAVKVLSEGDYRDKFPGVYKTPAEIRAEMEARNWSKVAALQLRNPMHRSHEYLAKIAAEVCDGVVIHSLIGNLKPGDIPADVRIECIQALIDGYFVKEHVINAGYPLDMRYAGPREALLHATFRQNYGISFMLIGRDHAGVGDFYTLMEAQEIFDKIPYATEACPTPGLALITQPMKIDWTFYCFKCDGMASMRTCPHTKDDRVILSGTKLRKALSEGAEVPDHFGRTEVLDILRAYYEGLTEKVEVKMQKAASGQEMK